A single Lolium perenne isolate Kyuss_39 chromosome 6, Kyuss_2.0, whole genome shotgun sequence DNA region contains:
- the LOC127334633 gene encoding trihelix transcription factor ASR3: MSNAGDPAGAAAAAAATPSGRAPRLPRWTRQEILVLIEGKRVVEVRGGGRGGRGRIAAAGEATALEPKWAAVAEYCRRHGVERGAVQCRKRWSNLAGDYKKIKEWERAATASASREPSFWAMRNDARRERRLPGFFDREVYDILEGRGRGIVAGSSSGGNAAEEEEVVREQEDEEEEERGEEKEVAVEETVFDSGRPAGEEALFSEDEEGEDDETPKTTQTPPPAVIALPISEKSEASRQQSTEQGTSKEKQYGQQGSPTQQQQQQSRQKRQRTDSDDGEPREEGMADLQGNKLLEILDRNSRMVEAQLEAQNVNSERDREQRREEANSLAVVLGRLADALGRIADKL; encoded by the exons ATGTCCAACGCCGGCGACCCCgccggtgcggcggcggcggcggcggccacccCGTCCGGGCGCGCCCCGAGGCTGCCTCGGTGGACGCGGCAGGAGATACTGGTGCTCATCGAGGGCAAGCGCGTGGTTGAGGTCCGCGGGGGCGGGCGCGGCGGGAGGGGGCGAATCGCGGCGGCGGGGGAGGCGACGGCGCTGGAGCCCAAGTGGGCCGCGGTCGCCGAGTACTGCCGTCGCCACGGCGTCGAGAGGGGGGCCGTCCAGTGCCGGAAGCGGTGGAGCAACCTCGCTGGGGACTACAAGAAGATCAAGGAGTGGGAGCGGGCGGCCACGGCCTCGGCCTCGCGGGAGCCCTCCTTCTGGGCCATGCGCAACGACGCCAGGCGGGAGCGCAGGCTCCCCGGATTCTTCGACCGCGAGGTGTACGACATACTCGAAGGACGGGGGCGGGGGATCGTCGCCGGCAGCAGCTCCGGCGGTAATGCCgccgaggaagaggaggtggtgcgcgagcaggaggatgaggaggaggaagagaggggggaGGAAAAGGAGGTTGCAGTGGAGGAGACCGTCTTTGACAGTGGCCGGCCCGCCggggaggaggccctcttctctGAGGACGAAGAGGGGGAAGATGATGAGACGCCAAAGACCACGCAGACACCTCCGCCGGCGGTTATCGCCCTGCCGATTTCCG AGAAGTCGGAAGCATCAAGGCAACAAAGCACTGAGCAAG GCACATCGAAAGAGAAGCAATATGGGCAGCAAGGCTCGCCAAcacagcagcaacagcagcagagcAGACAAAAGAGGCAGCGAACTGACAGTGATGACGGTGAGCCCAGAGAAGAAGGCATGGCAGACTTGCAGGGCAACAAGCTACTGGAGATCCTAGACCGAAACAGCCGGATGGTAGAAGCGCAGCTGGAGGCACAGAACGTGAACTCAGAGCGCGACCGGGAGCAGAGAAGAGAAGAGGCCAACAGCCTCGCCGTCGTGCTTGGCAGGCTCGCAGATGCTCTTGGCAGGATCGCCGATAAGCTCTAG